TTCAGCAAAGCCCTGTGACCCAACAGGCACTTTTTCGTTTTCTCTTTAAACGAAGTATTAAGAGAAAAATACTCGTAAGTAGCTTGTTAGTACCTTCATACCACTAAAGACGAGATCACGAAATGAACTCATGATCACTGTATGCGATCATCTCGTTGGACGTGTAATCACTTCTTACAGTTTGCTTTGTAATGGAAACTTCGAACAACGCGCTGACTTCTCTCCGTCTTGCTGAAGCTTCAACTGTCAAACACCTAGTTGGATGTTAAACGTAAGATATTTGCTTATCGATATTGAAGTCCTCGCATGACATTTTATACTTGTTCACACCGTTCAAAATTAGACTGGAGCACGGTTGGAAACCTTTTCCAATAAAAGGAATACTGTAATGGTATCTAAAAAAGTTTTTCCTTGACAGAATATGACTTCATGTCGGCAGTTTCTATTAATTCCATCTATGCGACTAAGCTATGTGAAAATTCGGGGACGAATTATAAAAtggttttgtatttaaaaaaattgtacgtGAAATATTATATAACCGGTTATCCAAGTGTGATATTGGTAAACTAATTCATTTTTTTAACTGCGTAGTATTCCGTTGCCAGCGTCAGTTCACAATAGTTTGAGATCGTCATGTGTCACGATACTATACTGGAGAAAGCAACGCGCCGGTCACGTACCAGAAAGTCACTACCCTTCGTCAGAACTTTGGCTCCAGTATAGCTTAAGCTATGACGCGGTACGATATTCAAAACTTACGTCGCTAGCGTTAtgctgaaacagacaaattgctgTGTTACAATTGAGTCTATGTACTGAGTGGAAATTTTAACGCTGAAGTTTATACTACGTATGAAATGGGTTTACTTTCTGTCAGTTAATTCTGTTCCATGAATTTTAGAATGACCATATTAACTTTACAAAATCTTATTGCAACTTTGGGGAAGCAAATAGGCTTCTGATGATGTTGGTGGCTGTCCCCAGCGACTGGCAAAAAGCAAAGCTATTACTGAACACGAACTTTTAATCTGGTCTTTGCGATGTTTCTGCTAACGGTGGATTACTTTACTGTATTTCATGTCGTTTCTACAGCATCAGAAAATATTGCATATAATAAAATCATGCCTTTATTTTAAACTTCCACAGTGAAACAAGCTTGAGGTTTATATGTTCAAGCAATGCAACTATGAGCTTCAATCTTAACAACTAAGTATTTACAGAAATCACATGTAGGACTAGATTACAAACATTTTTACACGTATAGTCAATCATTGCTGGACGTGCTACTTTGTTGACTAGGATTGGTGATGTGTGGTGATAAGCGAGGTATGAAAGAATGGCGTCGGCGAATGTTCCCCGGTCTCGCAGCGGAAACCGACCCGCGAGCTGTGCCCGCGGCTGCACCGCCTACTTGCAAGTGGTCCAGAGTACACGAGTCCGAGCTCTGCGGAGCTTCCAGCTTCGGGACAGCGACACGCAGGCTTTCAATCCCGCTTTGCTCTAGACCGTCTCCTTGCGTATCCCTTTGAGTCAGAATTTCGTTCACGCTTCCTGGGTTAGTGAAACCCTGACGTTCAACCTCAGCTGGAGCATGCTCTGAAGAAAGTGCATCATACCAGTTCTCACTTCGACCGGACTTCAAGGAATCTTCTAAATCTTGCGTAATGGGGTCTAGGATCGTAGATACGATGATCCTCTGTGCGTCGGTAGCGTCGTACTGGGATGCTGGTCTGCTGTCGCTGACAGAGCAGGTTTCCGAGGATGCGCTGGTGGCGGTGGCTTTTGCCTGGGAGACCGACTTCGTCCCCAGCGGGATTAGCGGCTGCGGGTCCGCCGCCGCCCGTGGAGAGTGGATGGGTAGGGCATCCGGGGCGCGCCGCCTGCGCAGGCGGTACACCACCGAGCGACGCGCTGCGGCGGCTGATCCATGGTCACCACCCTCTTCACTGGTCTTTGACGAGGACGAAGGACTCGCGACTCTTACAGCTGCGGACCAGGGCCCCCGTCTTGGAGTCAAACCTCCTGCAGAAGTAATAATTCAGTGACGCTGGTGCTGAAAATTACACTTTCCAGAAATTCAAAATCAGACTTAAAGTCCTTGTGGGGGCAGGCAACCATTACGAATGTAATTCTTGGAAAGAATATAAAAGAGCTGTCTGGTTGCGTAGAAAGCAGACGGGTTTTCTCTGAATTCAACTTTTGACCCGTTTCGGGTTTTACGCGTTTTATGATGACCTAttaataacaattattttattttaggtatttcacGACCATCACGGTTCTACCTGTTATTCTGCTTATTAGTAATAATATTCGAGTTTAAATCGAAGTCGCATGTACTCATATAGAAAATGGTAAgtactttgtttttttatttaatattatccgTACACAATTTGCTTCAGGAAGCTTgcgattttgtaaaaaaaaaaaaaaaagaaaaagtaacataGCACTTCTTTTAATAATAGGACATCGGATGATGAGTTGAACCCGAAACACGTATGAAGTTGAACTCAGACATAATCTGAGACTGTTTTTAAGTAAGCAAACGGTGGTTTTAATTTCTTTCCAGTTCCTACTTCCAGGAAGGAATTTTTCATGCTACCAATGATTATTGGCTTCGATTACACTGATACAGCCATTTCAAACAATCTCCTAAAAAGTTTAAAAGAACCGATTCCTTCGTGAAAGCCAAACGTCTGTGATGTACAGTTAGAACATAACCGAAATCAATCTGCCCTTTAATGTCTAAATTTCATATTCAACTTTATTTGCGCGCCGACAGACTCGtcgagaaaaatacggaaaaatgcAGGTTCATATCGGATTCACACTTATTCAGTGTAAGCTACggttaactattattccagagtaaCTACTTCGCCGTATTGCGACCTGCAGCCATTTCCCTTGCTATTTGTGAGAGTGAAACGTACGTTTGACATTACTGTAATCCCATTGATGAATTTGAAgaggagggggcggggggtaaGGGGGAAAGCAAGAAAAACTTAGCCAACTAGTTGCGAAACTTAGGGTTACTATCCCGTGATTGACACCTCTAGAAGGATCTCTCTTAGAAGAACCCATGACTTGGGATAGTTCTggttttttgtcagttttatatATACGAGTACCTCCGTTCAGTTCATCTAAAGTACAATCGCGTAACAACGCCTactcaagatttttagaaatatcaaAACCTAGATCAAGGGTAATGAACTTCAGTTTTGCAGCTGGATAGCTGCTTTTTCCGACCTCTACAGATTTACACAATTGCTGATTCGCAGCCGCGTTTAAGATTTTGATTTCATTGATAATTTAACCTCTTTCCTAGGCTGTCCTGGTTATGAACAAGTAGGTCGATGTCTGTTATGGAGTTAAGACTCGGTATCAGACACAGGAACTCTACGAATTTTAGACATTGTATTTTGACTTTCATTGTAATTTTGACAAATTTAATTGGAAGTATACCACCGATATTGAAGATCATGGGAATCCGGAAAGCATTCAAGAGCTATATTGCTCTTTACGTGAATTACGTGTATGTTATACCTCCACTTAATTTGAACAATGAAAGTAAGAAATTCAAGAATCAGTAATAACCTCATGTAAATTGCATTGAGTCGCAGGTACGTTTTTATGTATATCTTTAAGTGCGCGCAGAATTGTAGCTAAGATTGTGGCTGATAACTGCAGGCAACTTCCTTACGATGCTCTCTGATGGAACCGCCTATTAACCACACTTCATTATGTTAGAACGAGCCTTTGGTAGTATCACAAATACATTAACCAAGTTTCCGTTGATACGGGCTCTATACGATCAGTGTGTGGAAAGACCTAACAAATTTGTGCAAGAGACTACGGTGCTTACCGACTCAGTCCATGAACACTTCTTAGGTTCTCTTTCGTATTCCTAGGTGGTATGGAACAGACTGACGAGCATACACCTTACGGAGGCTACTTCCGGGGGTGAATTTCACGCCGTTAGGGTTGCCTAGAAACTAACTTAGTGTCTGCTTTTCCTACAGCCGGTTAGGTTTTCTAGTTTACACCACTTTTGGTATGTATATTTTCGGTTTTAACACTTTGTAACTTCTAATATCGTAACGCAGTAATAATAGGTTCTTTCGCCTATTTTGTAATAAACTATTTTTCTCAAGGGTCTTCGCCTGTACTATCTCGACTTAAAGTACAAAAATACTGCAGTCCTACGTTGCTGGCAGAGGTAGTGCAGAAATTTTCAACGTTTTCCACTTTAGATAGGTTGTGACAAATTCACTGTACTGCTAGGCAAGTGCTATAGGCACGATTAACATTACAAGTTCATGCACTCGGCACTTTAGTAAAAATTCTCTCTGAAAAAATTAATCATGGGATGCCTTTGTAAGGGATCCACTGTTGCTTTTGAAGTAGAAAAAGAAATTAATTCAGTTAAAGTCATGACTGTTCATCCAATTAAACTGATGTAGCTTCTGTCTACAAAATTCATTGGTTAAAGGAAGGCATGAAAGTAGAAGTTTTCAACAACCAAGATGAGTCATCGGCTAGAATTCACACGCAAGCAGCCACTGACCATCTTAAGCTACAGCATAATTAAATTTTGATGTTGGATTGGAACATTACATCTGATTACTGAAATACACTGAATCTCAGAACTCATTTTTTCATAGGATGCGAAGGTTCGCTGCAGCTCAGTAACGCTGGTTCCATTAAGGAGTTTGATTGTTTAGCTCTAAAGCTATTTGATAATGAGCTACGAAAATCTCATTTTTACAACTGCCCAACAAACGATACTAATAACTAAGCACATTTGAAATTTCTAATGCGGCTTGTCAGTGAAACTGCATAGTTTCGTGGTACACAGCTACACGTAAGAGAAGAAACAAATACCGCATTTAGCTTTGCTGACAAATCGGGATGGCCGCTTCTCGATTCGTTTATCAGCCGGTAACACGGAAGGACATGTAATATGCTTGACACATATGTAGCATTTCTTTCTCAGAAAAAAGGAAAACCTGTTCTAGTGGCCGAGCTTTAGCTTAGCCCAAGACCTGGTGCGACTGGCTGGAAGGACTAAATTTCGTCTGCCGTGATGCGCTGACAAATCGAAAAGCTGCAGTCCTTATTTCAGTGTTTCCCATGGTAACATGCTGTATTTTGTGGTTTTCGCATTTATACTTATTACAAACACACCTTCAGTGAAACACCACATTGGTATCTCCAAAAGACGCCGTTCCTAGTACGGTTCGTTGCTCAAGAGTGGCAGAAAGTGTGTTTCATATCGATTGTGCGTGTGCTTTAGGGGTTTTACACAAATATGAAGTCATTAGCTATTTTAACCATCATGAAGGGGTTTAGATGTATATGACAATTAAGCAATTGCGTAACAAATTTATGTTACTTTACTGGTTTTGGGCAATTACTGCCCTTCTGTAGAATGTGATATAAATGATTATAGTGTCAACAATAAGAGGCACACAGCAAAATACTGTGGTTTTGTGGGTCGTAGTGCTTGTACAAAGAATAAAGAAGCGAAATACGTGAATCCGTTTTTGCAACTTTCTACTGTCTGTGCCAACAGTAGCACGTGTTTCGCTTTTTTTGTACCGTTTGTGCCTACACTATGAcccacataaccaaaatattttgcTGCATGCATTTTATTGTGGACACTAAAATAACGCTGTAAGTGTATCCTTATGAAGAAGGGTATTAAGTGCCCAAAACAGGTAAAATATGTAACtagtagctcattttattacactgAGTGGTTAGTTTAAGGCTGGGCAGGTATCCGTACCTGACGAGTGACTGCCTCTCCGGCGCGGACTGGGCCCGCCTGGGCCCCGGGCAGCACGACGGTGGGAGGATCCGAGGACGAAGTCGAGGCCATGACCGGGCTGTAGGCGTGTCCGTGCGGGTTTCTGCTCGAGTGCGGGTCGGTGGGAGGCGGCGTGGACCGCAGCCCCTGCAACGGTCCGGCTGCAACGCATGACTCCACCAGTCAACACGGCggcggcgacacacacacacacacacacacacacacactattacatAAGGTGTGAAATACGTAAGTCAGTTAATACTTGGGGGCCTGTGTTCGACTGCTGCAGGTAGTACGACTGTTAAAGCATGTAACCGGATGGCCCAATGTTTGTCTCGCAAGGGAAACTTCACTAGATAAAAGAATGACATTAAGGACGTACCGTGTAATGTGCAATGAAAAATAACGACTGAACTATGAGCGTTTCTTTATCAACTTCCACTAACACTGTGCCGTTGACTCTTCTGTTGCATTCGCGCCTCTGGTAACAGGTCAATTAAAAAAATAGAGGTGGAGAGGTTTAAAACGTAACTAGAAGGCAGAACAATTCTGAAAGTTTACTAAATTAAGAAAACTTGCGTAAAATATCCTTAGAAATGTTTGTAAGATTACAGAAAAATGGCTGCGGTATGTTAACGAGATAATGCATGAAAGAATTAAGATTATCCGACCTATTAGGGTAAAAAAAGAAGCGG
The Schistocerca gregaria isolate iqSchGreg1 chromosome 1, iqSchGreg1.2, whole genome shotgun sequence genome window above contains:
- the LOC126309067 gene encoding uncharacterized protein LOC126309067 isoform X1; the encoded protein is MDTYSLLSTVPLFADVSQRLRRSYHSLKHVHTSLRLCLQLAEVFVQLVLLCSRPLIVLCHFPILITDRILHDVLAFLIRCCPILMWPASDIHETVRGFVLSITIGRVIVFFLLIISYILYVVIECLRASLNFVLFFISPLRTEEGAAVHAASHRPALEQKPARTRLQPGHGLDFVLGSSHRRAARGPGGPSPRRRGSHSSGGLTPRRGPWSAAVRVASPSSSSKTSEEGGDHGSAAAARRSVVYRLRRRRAPDALPIHSPRAAADPQPLIPLGTKSVSQAKATATSASSETCSVSDSRPASQYDATDAQRIIVSTILDPITQDLEDSLKSGRSENWYDALSSEHAPAEVERQGFTNPGSVNEILTQRDTQGDGLEQSGIESLRVAVPKLEAPQSSDSCTLDHLQVGGAAAGTARGSVSAARPGNIRRRHSFIPRLSPHITNPSQQSSTSSND